From the Halalkalicoccus sp. CGA53 genome, one window contains:
- a CDS encoding phage tail protein, whose protein sequence is MTTGERTDPYLDFRFHVELDGLIVGGFSEIGGLDVELETEPYEEGGVNGYTHVLPTRLSYPNVTLQRGITASTELWEWMNEARYGPPERKTGQVIVLNSIGEAVRGWEFVEGYPVRWEGPELRADQGAVAIEALEIAHHGLEQFTV, encoded by the coding sequence ATGACGACGGGCGAACGGACGGATCCGTACCTCGACTTCCGGTTTCACGTCGAACTCGACGGACTGATCGTGGGCGGTTTCTCCGAGATAGGGGGGCTGGATGTCGAACTCGAGACCGAACCGTACGAGGAAGGCGGGGTCAACGGGTACACACACGTACTCCCGACGCGATTGAGCTACCCGAACGTGACGCTACAACGCGGCATCACCGCCTCTACGGAGCTCTGGGAGTGGATGAACGAAGCGCGGTACGGCCCTCCAGAACGAAAGACCGGGCAGGTCATCGTCCTCAACTCGATCGGCGAGGCCGTTCGCGGGTGGGAGTTCGTCGAGGGCTATCCCGTGCGATGGGAGGGTCCGGAACTGCGTGCCGATCAGGGTGCCGTCGCGATCGAGGCGCTCGAGATCGCCCACCACGGTCTCGAGCAGTTCACCGTCTGA
- a CDS encoding phage tail protein, giving the protein MPDRHGPYRNTRFLLEIDGIVQAGFSSCTIPENSTEAIEYREGTDPPTTRKLWGLNDFGTLSLEWGVTADSIELFEWRRLVEQGQLDDARRDIAVVVLDEEGEPGARWEFRKAWPTSYDAPELDASGSDVAIESLEIEHEGMERAA; this is encoded by the coding sequence ATGCCAGACAGACACGGACCATACCGCAACACCCGATTCCTCCTCGAGATCGACGGCATCGTGCAGGCGGGATTCAGCAGCTGTACCATCCCGGAGAACTCGACGGAGGCAATCGAGTACAGAGAAGGAACCGATCCGCCCACGACGCGGAAGCTCTGGGGGTTGAACGACTTCGGGACGCTCAGTTTGGAGTGGGGCGTGACCGCCGACTCGATCGAACTCTTCGAGTGGCGCCGACTGGTCGAACAGGGCCAGCTCGACGACGCCAGACGGGATATCGCAGTCGTCGTCCTCGACGAGGAGGGTGAGCCGGGAGCCCGCTGGGAGTTTCGGAAGGCGTGGCCGACGAGCTACGATGCCCCTGAGTTGGACGCGAGCGGGTCGGACGTCGCCATCGAGAGTCTGGAGATCGAACACGAAGGGATGGAACGGGCGGCATGA
- a CDS encoding phage tail sheath family protein encodes MAEYLAPGVYVEEVERGAAPLAGVSTSTAGFLGPTERGPTNPRLLTSFSDFRRLYGGYLEDSYLPTAVNGFFTNSGSRCFLGRVTAADETADGELPDDSPGESGTGVVSVEALGPGQWGEHVALIVSNASMHDMDEELFRLTVRYWADEDALEDANAGDADPDDDDVPDPDVEEVYDDLSMERRSSNYVEKQVNGTSALIEVTVEEEGERPANSVDDDGTPTDPVWLEGSFDDDESPDVEDYTGSEDDDPEDRTGFAGFKQVPDISIVCIPDEAENEALTDELITHCETMDDRFAILQAEQSGVDIGSLMPPDDTDMAAFYYPWLKARNPDTGMVEEIPPGGHVAGIYARSDAQHGVHKAPANEVIRGISDIQRPVTQGDQEILNPRGVNCIRSFRGRGIRVWGARTASSNPQWKYINVRRLFLFLRGSIEQGTQWVVFEPNNEELWARVRQTIKNFLTDVWEDGALMGTTPEEAFFVKCDRSTMTQSDIDNGRLICEIGVAPTKPAEFVIFRISQWTSDAS; translated from the coding sequence ATGGCTGAGTACCTCGCCCCCGGCGTGTACGTCGAGGAGGTCGAACGGGGCGCGGCACCGCTCGCGGGAGTGAGTACGAGTACGGCCGGATTCCTCGGTCCGACCGAACGCGGGCCGACGAATCCTCGACTTCTGACCAGCTTTTCGGATTTCAGACGGTTGTACGGCGGGTATCTCGAGGATTCCTATCTCCCGACGGCCGTGAACGGCTTCTTCACCAACAGCGGCAGTCGCTGCTTCCTGGGTCGGGTGACGGCCGCGGACGAAACAGCCGACGGCGAGTTACCGGATGACAGTCCGGGCGAGAGCGGTACCGGCGTCGTGTCCGTCGAGGCGCTCGGGCCTGGACAGTGGGGCGAGCACGTCGCCCTGATCGTCTCGAACGCGTCGATGCACGACATGGACGAGGAGTTGTTCAGACTCACCGTCCGGTACTGGGCCGACGAGGACGCCCTCGAGGACGCGAACGCCGGCGACGCCGACCCGGATGACGACGACGTCCCCGACCCGGACGTCGAGGAAGTGTACGACGACCTCTCCATGGAGAGACGCTCCAGCAACTACGTCGAAAAACAGGTAAACGGCACGTCTGCGCTGATCGAGGTCACGGTCGAGGAGGAGGGCGAGCGTCCCGCGAACTCGGTAGACGACGACGGTACCCCCACGGACCCGGTCTGGCTCGAGGGGAGCTTCGATGACGACGAATCCCCCGATGTCGAGGATTACACAGGATCCGAAGACGACGACCCGGAGGACCGAACGGGGTTCGCGGGGTTCAAACAGGTCCCGGACATCTCGATCGTCTGTATCCCGGACGAGGCGGAGAACGAGGCGCTGACGGACGAGCTGATCACGCACTGTGAGACCATGGACGATCGGTTCGCCATCTTACAGGCCGAGCAATCGGGCGTCGATATCGGGAGCCTCATGCCTCCGGACGACACCGACATGGCGGCGTTCTACTACCCCTGGCTGAAGGCAAGAAATCCGGATACCGGGATGGTCGAAGAGATCCCGCCGGGTGGCCACGTCGCCGGAATATACGCGAGAAGCGACGCCCAACACGGCGTCCACAAAGCCCCGGCGAACGAAGTGATCCGTGGCATCTCCGACATCCAGCGTCCGGTGACACAGGGTGATCAGGAGATCCTGAACCCACGGGGGGTCAACTGTATTCGTAGCTTCCGCGGTCGAGGGATCAGGGTGTGGGGCGCACGCACCGCGTCGAGCAACCCGCAGTGGAAGTACATCAACGTCCGTCGTCTCTTCCTGTTCCTCCGGGGATCGATCGAACAGGGAACGCAGTGGGTGGTGTTCGAACCCAACAACGAGGAGCTGTGGGCCCGGGTTCGCCAGACCATCAAGAACTTCCTCACCGACGTGTGGGAGGACGGGGCGTTGATGGGAACCACCCCGGAGGAGGCGTTCTTCGTGAAGTGCGACCGCAGTACGATGACACAGAGCGATATCGACAACGGCCGGCTGATCTGCGAGATCGGCGTCGCCCCCACCAAGCCGGCCGAGTTCGTGATCTTCCGAATCTCGCAGTGGACGAGCGACGCAAGCTAA
- a CDS encoding DUF4255 domain-containing protein: protein MDEFNPIGDVGRTLRSLLHDGMESWSVDEHQIALVSPDRFDPDEVGLSLHLYHLEENAHLANDPPAVADADRPGGSPLILQLYYLLTAHPPDGEAIDTSDTLEQHRILSKAIQTFRERSIVGGPNLKGSLAGGDPLHITIDTEATDHVLDVWSSFQDTPYLPSVSYVVTPVVIETAGEAAAPRVVESRMEYVDKRAEPSSRTTR, encoded by the coding sequence GTGGACGAATTCAATCCGATCGGGGACGTGGGACGTACCCTCAGATCCCTCCTCCACGATGGGATGGAAAGCTGGTCCGTCGACGAGCACCAGATCGCTCTGGTGTCCCCCGATCGATTCGACCCGGACGAGGTCGGGTTATCACTACACCTCTATCACCTCGAGGAGAACGCGCATCTGGCGAACGATCCACCGGCCGTTGCCGACGCTGATCGGCCGGGAGGCTCTCCCCTCATTCTCCAGTTGTACTACCTTCTAACGGCACATCCACCGGACGGAGAGGCGATCGATACGTCCGATACCCTCGAACAGCATCGCATTTTGAGCAAGGCGATCCAGACCTTCCGGGAGCGGTCGATCGTCGGTGGACCCAACCTCAAAGGCTCACTCGCGGGGGGCGACCCCCTCCACATCACGATCGATACGGAGGCGACCGATCACGTCCTGGACGTCTGGAGTAGCTTTCAGGACACGCCGTATCTCCCGTCCGTCTCGTACGTGGTGACACCGGTGGTCATCGAGACTGCGGGCGAAGCGGCCGCACCACGTGTCGTCGAGTCCAGAATGGAGTACGTCGACAAACGAGCCGAACCGTCGTCGAGGACGACCCGATGA
- a CDS encoding AAA family ATPase — MSEPTTAGVYADTREHLLDELVRVDLLLRRHLEACWADQDGGADDFSGLFVSDQEVDRLLLRGWEAEARVTRSNDARNESTQHHTDEETTRLEPVTRTIRRRASRSIEAGVDLRLISLAAEFDLSELEVDALLLALAPDVDPKYERVYGYLRDDITKTRPTTDLLLRILMNSDAERLSAMELYSQRSTLVRERLILVEDGTTLPSRTVRVEERVVEYLLGSDAVAGPIDDVATVVQSESADSTPFIDDERLEIVDEIGQRVRDPGDGRTPDWIPLEPATDASPQFAEDARRGVSNESTEAIPRPSERPSFAAFVGPDERTAEMTITEVCADAHVPILRVDGRALPSSGLDEVLEIVRREARLQSSAIHVTSVGTLEPERRSPFGERSDAGDLAQASDDRIDRLVVGLDEFPSDVFLTGDATIAADLQPRLDHHQFTYVAFPRPNYEQRTAIWRAIEDLPAGADPAMLAGAFRLTRGGIEDAVTTARSLAGGALTETAVLEACRLHSRQGLDELAREIEPTYDWDHIVLPEDTLGHLHEIAGAIRHRGTVFEEWGFADRFSLGNGINVLFTGKSGTGKTMAAEIIANDVGLPLYKLDLSSVMSKYIGETEKNLRRVFDAAENSNAILFFDEADALFGKRTEISDSHDRYANVEVDYLLQRMEEHDGCVILASNLKENIDEAFRRRITAAVEFPKPDEEARREIWELIFPEETPTEELDLEFLAGFKLSGGDIKSSALTAAFLAAEAGEPVRMTYVVRGLQRELKKMGTLYDLETFGGYREAIE; from the coding sequence ATGAGTGAGCCGACAACCGCCGGCGTGTACGCCGACACCCGCGAGCACCTCCTCGACGAACTCGTCCGCGTCGACCTCCTGTTGCGACGGCACCTCGAGGCGTGCTGGGCCGATCAGGACGGTGGAGCCGACGACTTCTCCGGGCTCTTCGTCTCCGACCAGGAAGTCGACCGGTTGCTGCTGAGGGGGTGGGAGGCGGAAGCCCGCGTAACCAGGAGTAACGACGCCCGAAACGAGTCCACACAGCACCATACCGACGAGGAGACCACCCGGCTCGAACCGGTGACACGGACTATCCGACGCCGCGCGTCACGAAGTATCGAAGCCGGCGTGGACCTGCGGTTGATTTCACTGGCCGCCGAGTTCGACCTCTCCGAACTCGAGGTCGACGCACTACTGCTCGCCCTCGCGCCCGACGTCGACCCGAAGTACGAGCGGGTTTACGGGTATCTCCGCGACGACATCACCAAGACACGCCCGACGACCGACCTGCTCCTTCGAATTCTGATGAACTCCGACGCGGAGCGCCTGTCGGCGATGGAGCTGTACTCCCAGCGGTCGACACTGGTTCGTGAACGGCTGATTCTCGTAGAGGACGGTACGACGCTCCCCTCTCGTACGGTCCGGGTCGAAGAGCGCGTCGTCGAGTATCTCCTCGGCAGCGACGCGGTCGCGGGACCGATCGACGACGTCGCGACCGTCGTTCAGTCGGAATCCGCGGATTCCACGCCTTTCATCGACGACGAGCGCCTGGAGATCGTCGACGAGATCGGCCAGCGAGTGCGCGATCCCGGAGACGGACGCACACCCGATTGGATCCCTTTGGAACCGGCGACCGACGCGTCACCGCAATTCGCTGAGGACGCTAGACGGGGAGTCTCGAACGAGTCTACCGAGGCCATCCCACGCCCGAGCGAACGGCCGTCGTTCGCGGCGTTCGTCGGCCCGGACGAGCGAACCGCCGAGATGACGATTACCGAAGTGTGCGCCGACGCGCACGTCCCGATCCTTCGGGTCGATGGGAGAGCACTGCCGTCTTCCGGTCTCGATGAGGTACTCGAGATCGTTCGTCGTGAGGCTCGTCTCCAGTCGAGTGCGATCCACGTGACGTCGGTGGGGACGCTCGAACCGGAGAGGCGATCTCCGTTCGGTGAGCGGTCTGACGCGGGAGATCTCGCGCAAGCCTCCGACGACAGGATCGACCGGCTCGTCGTCGGGCTCGATGAATTTCCGAGTGACGTCTTCCTGACGGGCGACGCAACGATAGCCGCCGACCTCCAGCCTCGTCTCGACCACCACCAGTTTACCTACGTGGCCTTTCCCCGACCGAACTACGAGCAGCGAACGGCGATCTGGCGCGCCATCGAGGATCTCCCCGCCGGAGCGGATCCTGCGATGCTCGCGGGTGCGTTTCGACTAACTCGAGGTGGTATCGAGGATGCCGTGACGACTGCGCGGTCGCTGGCAGGCGGAGCACTCACCGAGACGGCCGTTCTGGAGGCGTGCCGGTTGCACTCCCGACAGGGACTCGACGAGCTGGCGAGGGAGATCGAACCGACCTACGACTGGGACCACATCGTCCTCCCGGAGGATACGCTCGGCCATCTCCACGAGATCGCTGGCGCGATTCGGCATCGTGGGACCGTCTTCGAGGAGTGGGGGTTCGCGGACAGGTTCAGTCTCGGCAACGGCATCAACGTGCTCTTTACCGGGAAGTCCGGCACCGGGAAGACGATGGCCGCCGAGATCATCGCGAACGACGTCGGGCTCCCGCTCTACAAGCTCGACCTCTCGAGCGTGATGAGCAAGTACATCGGCGAGACCGAGAAGAACCTCCGTCGTGTGTTCGACGCTGCCGAGAACAGCAACGCGATCCTGTTTTTCGACGAGGCGGACGCCCTGTTCGGCAAGCGAACGGAGATCAGCGATTCACACGATCGCTATGCGAACGTCGAGGTCGACTACCTCCTCCAGCGCATGGAGGAACACGACGGCTGTGTCATCCTCGCGAGCAACTTAAAGGAGAACATCGACGAGGCGTTCCGGCGGCGTATTACCGCTGCTGTGGAATTTCCGAAGCCCGACGAGGAGGCGCGACGAGAGATCTGGGAGTTGATTTTCCCCGAGGAGACTCCGACCGAGGAACTAGATCTGGAGTTCTTAGCGGGGTTCAAACTCTCGGGTGGCGACATCAAGAGCAGTGCCCTGACCGCAGCGTTTCTAGCGGCCGAGGCGGGCGAGCCGGTCCGGATGACTTACGTGGTACGTGGGTTACAGCGTGAATTGAAAAAGATGGGGACGCTTTACGACCTAGAGACGTTCGGTGGGTACAGGGAAGCCATCGAGTAA
- a CDS encoding CIS tube protein yields the protein MSPAATNDSYDDARIKVLDADLEPGEEIEVQFNPGEVSVDKSVTYSEQDIPGLDSPIQQFVSGTAETLSVELFFDVYEDRGEDQPSDVRELTDEINRLLLVDGERHAPPIVKFAWGTISFTAVVESGNTTFTMFRRDGTPVRAWIDLTFREYTLPKKQLQAEPRHSADRTSVRRVIEGDTLPGIAGDEYGRPEEWRRIADANEIDNPRRLLPGEDLVIPVLERT from the coding sequence ATGAGTCCGGCCGCCACGAACGACTCGTACGACGACGCCCGCATCAAGGTGCTCGACGCGGACCTCGAACCGGGCGAGGAGATCGAGGTGCAGTTCAATCCGGGCGAGGTCAGCGTCGACAAGAGCGTCACCTATTCGGAACAGGACATTCCGGGGTTGGACTCGCCGATCCAGCAGTTCGTGAGCGGCACCGCCGAGACGCTCTCGGTGGAGCTCTTTTTCGACGTCTACGAGGATCGAGGAGAGGACCAACCGAGCGACGTCAGGGAACTGACCGACGAGATCAACCGGCTCCTGCTGGTCGATGGCGAGCGCCACGCGCCACCGATCGTCAAGTTCGCGTGGGGAACGATCTCGTTCACTGCGGTGGTCGAGAGCGGGAACACCACCTTCACGATGTTCCGACGGGACGGGACGCCCGTTCGTGCATGGATCGACCTGACGTTTCGCGAGTACACGCTCCCGAAAAAACAGCTGCAAGCCGAGCCTCGGCACTCGGCGGACAGGACGAGCGTTCGCCGGGTGATCGAGGGCGACACCCTTCCGGGTATCGCGGGAGACGAGTACGGCCGTCCGGAGGAGTGGCGCCGGATCGCCGACGCGAACGAGATCGACAACCCCAGACGACTCCTCCCGGGTGAGGATCTCGTCATACCGGTCCTGGAGCGGACATGA